In Entomomonas moraniae, one DNA window encodes the following:
- a CDS encoding outer membrane protein assembly factor BamD: protein MRVKHLLVISLLILISACSNSTKVDENLSEVELYQQAQKDLNGKNYSAAIAKLKALDSRYPFGRYTEQAQLELIYAYYKISDTEAVRDTANRFIRLNPDQPNVDYAYYMRGLAAFDQDQSFLARFIPLDMTTRDPGAARVSYNDFAQLTRFYPNSAYAPDAKIRMVYLRNLLAAYEAHVGVYYLERQAYIAAARRGTYIVEHFDGTPSTANGLAIMVEAYQRMGMTDLANSSLEVLKLNYPKYPAIASGTYKPMVKELADRDWFSRTIVRWVGSNNDPLPPGQTRANEDLEKRYQDALEEIPKEIKASTK, encoded by the coding sequence ATGCGTGTGAAACATTTACTAGTTATTTCATTATTGATCTTAATCTCCGCTTGCTCCAACTCGACCAAGGTGGATGAAAATTTAAGCGAGGTAGAACTATACCAACAAGCTCAGAAAGATCTTAATGGTAAAAATTATAGTGCAGCGATCGCTAAACTAAAAGCGCTAGACTCACGTTACCCTTTTGGTCGTTATACTGAACAAGCACAACTTGAGCTTATTTACGCTTATTATAAGATATCTGATACCGAGGCGGTACGTGATACAGCTAATCGTTTTATTCGCTTAAATCCTGATCAACCCAATGTGGACTATGCCTATTATATGCGCGGTCTTGCGGCATTCGACCAAGATCAAAGCTTCTTAGCACGCTTCATCCCACTGGACATGACCACCCGTGACCCCGGTGCAGCAAGAGTCTCTTATAACGACTTTGCACAACTAACACGTTTCTATCCTAACAGTGCTTATGCGCCTGATGCTAAGATACGTATGGTTTACCTACGTAATTTACTAGCCGCATACGAAGCACATGTGGGTGTTTACTACTTGGAACGTCAAGCCTACATTGCGGCGGCAAGACGTGGAACCTATATTGTAGAGCACTTTGATGGCACCCCATCAACAGCCAATGGTTTAGCCATCATGGTGGAAGCTTACCAACGAATGGGTATGACAGATTTAGCCAACAGTAGCTTAGAAGTATTAAAATTAAACTATCCAAAATACCCTGCAATTGCGAGTGGTACTTATAAACCTATGGTAAAAGAGCTAGCCGACCGTGATTGGTTTTCACGTACCATCGTTCGTTGGGTAGGTAGTAACAACGACCCTTTACCACCGGGACAAACTCGTGCTAATGAAGATTTAGAAAAACGCTACCAAGATGCGTTAGAAGAAATTCCTAAAGAAATCAAAGCCAGTACAAAATAA